The DNA sequence GCCCGGTTACTGGAGTGCGGGCTGATGCGGCTGGCATGATGGCCGCAGAAGCGGTAACAATTCACACCAACTTGAGGAGCACGCCATGAAGTGGGACGGACAGCGAGAGAGCAACCAGGTGGAGGACCGCCGCGGCCAGGGAGGCACCAGCGGCGGCGGTGGCCGCATGGGCGGGCGGCGCGGGGTCGGGCTGGGCACGATCGCGATCGCGCTGGTGGCGAGCTGGGTGTTCGGCGTCAATCCGATGACGGTGATCGGCGTGCTCGGCGGCATGGGCGGTGGCGAGGCCGAGGTGGTGCAGCAGGCCCCGGCCGGCACGAACCGCGCAGCCCCCCAGGACCAGAACGCCCGCTTCATCTCGACCGTGCTCGCCTCGACCGAGGACGTGTGGGACGGCGTGTTCCGCCAGGCCAATGCGCAGTACCAGAAGCCCGGTCTCGTGCTCTACAGCAACGCCACCCGCACCGCCTGCGGCACCGGCCAGGCGGCGATGGGCCCGTTCTACTGCCCCGGCGACTCGAAGGTCTACCTCGACCTCGACTTCTTCGACACCATGCGCCGCCAGCTCGGCGCACCGGGCGACTTCGCGCAAGCCTATGTGGTGGCCCACGAGGTCGGCCACCACGTGCAGCACCTGATGGGCATCACCGACAAGATCGACGCGATGCGGGGCCGCGTCAGCGAAGCGCAGAACAACGCGCTGTCGGTGCGGCTGGAGCTGCAGGCCGACTGCTTCGCCGGCGTCTGGGCACACCACGCACAGCAGGCGAAGAACTGGCTCGAACAGGGTGACCTCGAAGAGGCGATGAATGCCGCGTCGCAGATCGGCGACGACACGCTGCAGCGCAACGCCGGGGGCCGCGTGCGCCCGGAGAGCTTCACCCACGGCACCAGCCAGCAGCGCATGACCTGGTTCAAGCGCGGCCTGCAGACGGGGCAGCTCGCGCAGTGCGACAGCTTCCAGGCGCGCAGCCTTTGACCGGCTACGCGCCTCAGCGTATCTGGCAGCGTGCGCAGACGGTGTAGCGGACCATGAGCCGAGGCGACGCCACCTGCTCTGGCTCCTCCCAGGGCAGGCTGGCCCGCTGCAGTCGCAGGCACACGCTGCAGCGCATGATCGCCGACCCCACCGACTGCGGGCCCGGCGCATCGTCCGTGTAGCACGTCAGCCCGCGCACCCTGGCCTGCTGATCGATCAGGCGGTGTTCAATGCGCACCGCACCGCCCGCCCGCGGTCTCAAGGTCATCTCCATGCTGCGCCGGACGACCGGGGTGTCGCAGCGGTAGCGCAGCGTGCGGGGCTGGCCTGTCACGCGCACAGCCTGCAGCGCAGCGTCCATGTACATCCGCGTCGCGTCGCCCGAAATGAAGCGTATGAGCGGCTGGCCGATCACGGACCCCTGCAGCGAGCCGGCCGGAGCACCACCCCGGCTCGCGACTGCGTCCCAGTCGGGGCAGACAGCGGTCACACGGCCCTCGGCATCCAGCTCATACCACTCGGCAATGTCTGCTGCAGCCACTGGCGTCGCCAGTGAATCAGGCATGGCCCCATCCCTGCCGGTGGTCGAGCAGCCACCGGGAAGAAGTCTCGGCAGACATGGGCCGGGACACATGAAAGCCCTGGATGCCGACAGGCACTGCGCCTCCCCGGAAGTGCCCCATCTGCGCCGCAGTCTCGACGCCCTCCGCCACGACCCGCAGCCCCAGCGCCTGGCCAAGCCCGACGATGGCCGCCACGATCTCGCGGTCATCACGGCGGTCGAGCACGCCGTTGACAAAACTGCGGTCGATCTTCAGTTCATTGAGCGGCAGCCGACGCAGATAGCCCAGCGAGGAATAGCCGGTACCGAAATCGTCGAGCGACATCTGCACCCCCAGCTGGTTCAGCCGTTGCAGCAGCTGCGTGAGCGTGTCGTCCTGCTGCAGCAGCGCACTCTCGGTCAACTCCAGCATCAGGCATTCGCCGGGAATCTGGTGGCGGATCAGCACCTCCTGGAGCGCCTCGGCAAAACTGCGGTCGCGCAGCTGGCGCGGCGAGATGTTGACCGACATGCGCACCGACTCCAGCCCCGCCCGGCGCCAGGCCGAGAGCTGGCGCAAGGCCTCGTCGAGGACCCAGTGGCCGATCAGGTCGATCAGCGACGACTGCTCGGCGATGGGCAGGAACACCGACGGCGCGATCAGCTCACCGCCCGTCGGCCGCCAGCGCAGCAGTGCCTCGACACCGAAGACACGGCCAGTGCCACCATCGATCTGCGGCTGGTAGTGCAGCACCAGCTCGTCACCCTTGAGGGCCTGGCGCAAGCCGCTCTCGATCATCAGCCGCGTGCGGGCACTGTCACCGACTTCCACCGAGAAGAACTCGTAGCTGCCGCGCCCGCTGGCCTTGGCACGGTACATCGCGGCATCGGCATGGCGCAGCAGCGTCGCGCCGTCGCTGGCATCGCCCGGGTACATCGCGATGCCGACCGTCGCCCCCGTCGTCAGCAGCCGCCCCTGGAAAGGCATGTCCTGGGCCAGTGCCTTGCGGATGCGCTCGACGGTCTGCAGGCACTCGTGGCGGCTGGTGTTCTCCAGCAACAGCACGAACTCGTCGCCTCCCAGACGCGCCAGCGTATCCGCGCTGCGCACACCCTCGGCGATGCGGCGGGCAGCCATGCGCAGCACCTCGTCGCCGACGTCATGGCCGAGGCTGTCGTTGATGGTCTTGAAATGGTCGAGGTCGATGAAGCACAGCGCGATCTCGCTGCGGTGCCGCCGCGCACTGTCGATGGCGTGCGAGAGCCGGTCGGAAAGCAGGTTGCGGTTGGGCAGCCCGGTGAGCGGATCGTGGGTGGCGAGATGGCGCATGCTCTCGCGCGTCTCGGTCAGGGCGGACACATCGGTCAGCACCATGACCACCTGTGTCAGCTGACCTGTCTTGTCCCGGATGGCACTGGCCGACAGCCAGCCGGTGAACAGCGCGCCGGGGCGCTGGGCCTGGGCGGTGTTGGCTGCGGGTTTGCGGCAGACCTCGCCCTGCCAGCGACCGGTCTGCCCGACCTGGCGCCGGATCTCGTCGAAGAAATGCGGCCCATGGCGTTCGACATCGAACAGCACCGGAGGCGGCGAGCCGACCAGCGCGGATTCGTCGTGTCCGGTCAGTCGACAGAAAGCGCCATTGACCCGCAGCACGCAGCCCTGCGCATCCAGGACCAGCACACCCTCGGTCGTGGCCTCGAACACCTGCGCGGCGATGCGCAACGCGGTGTCTGCCTCATGTGAGGCCGTGATATCGACCGCCTGCAGGCAGACCGCCTCCAGTGCGCCATGCACGTCGTAGAGCCCGAAACGGGTGGACCACCAGCAGCGTGTCTGGCCACCGATGTCGAACAGTTCCTCGCATTCGACAGGCTCGTTGTCACGCAGCAGCTCGACATCGCGCAGACGCAGCGCACGCGCCACTGCCAGTGGCAGCGCCTGCTCGTCGGTTCGCCCCAGCAGGGCCGCCGTCTCGACACCGAGAAAGGCTGCGTAGTGGCCGTTGGCAAACTCGTAGCGGCCCGCAAGATCCTTGATCGCCATCAGCGCGCGGCCGTGGTTGAGCACCGTCAGCAGACGCCGCTCGACCCGCTGGGTGTGGCGCTCGGCCAGTGCCAGCTCGGTGTTGTCGACCACCGTCAGCACCACGCCACGCCGCTCGCCGCCCAAGACGTTGTGGCTGAAATGCAGCACGTATTCCTGTCCACGGGCCGAGGGCGGCAGCACCAGCGTGGTCGGGCTGGCCGAGCCGTGGGCCTGGGCCGCCGGCGCGATCAGGTCATCAATGCCTTCCGGCAGCCGCAAGGTGGACAGCGGCAGGCCCTCGGCCCCCGGGCTGATGCTGAACAGGCGGGCGGCCGCCACGTTGTAGCGGCTGATGCGGTACTGGTCGTCAATGACCAGCAGGGGCATGGCGATGCTGTTCTGCACGCTCTGCAGCTCTTCAGCGAGCTGCTGGTGGCGCCGCCACTGGTGGTTGAGCTCGGCGTTGACCGTCGCCAGCTCCTGGTTGGTGGCCTGCAGCTCCTCGTTGGCAGACTCCAGCTCCTCGTTGCTGGCCTGCAGCTCCTCGTTGGTGGCCTGGGACTCCTCGTTGAGAGCCTGCATCTCCTCGTTGAACGATTCGAGCTGCTCGATCAGGCTCTTCATGCGGTCGCGCGCATCGGCCAACTCCAGGGCCTCGCGGCTGTCGGGAGCCTTCGACGGCGCTTCACGGTGCACACGGGCCGGCTGCCGCAGGAAGGCCAGCAGGGCCTGGCGCTGCAGCGGCACATCGCCGATGAGGTGCAGCACCAGCTCCCAGCGCTCGCGGCGCCGACCGTTCTGGAGCGTGACAGCCATGCGGTGCGTGTCCCGGCTGCCATCGCCCAGCAGCGCACAGAGCAACCGCAGATCCTCCTCGATCTCCGGACGGGCCAGCGACACCACATCGAATCGCTGCGCCCCGGACCGCAGCTGCAAGAACGGCGACACATCCCCGTGCACCTGCAGCACCTGCAGCCGCTCGTCGAGCAGCACGCACGGAGGCAGATAGCGCTGTGACCCCTGGCGCAGCAAGCGCAACTCCAGCGGCTGGCCGACATCGAGACGGGGCTTCGGCGGGACCGGCTGCACCTCGGCCATCGGGATCAGTGCCACCTCGTGCAGCGGCGTCGGCCCGCTGCGCCGCGCGTAGAGCCGCACTTCGCGTCCGAGGTGGCTGAACAGCGCCTCGCTGTGCAGCACCGACTCGTTCTGGCCCAGCATCAACAGGCCGCGGGTGCCCAGTGCGTAGTGGAACATCCGCATCACGCGCTCCTGCGCCTGCGGCTTCAGGTAGATCAGCACGTTGCGGCAGCTGATCATGTCGAGCCGGGGAAAGGGAGGATCGCGGGTCAGGTCATGGCGCGAGAACACGATGCACTCGCGCAGCGCCTTCGAGACCTCGACCTGGGTGCCCCAGGGAGTGAAGTGGCGGGCGCGGAAACGCTCGGGCAGGGCCGCCAGCGACTGCGGGTCGTAGACACCGCGCCGGGCACGCTGCAGTGCCTCCAGGTCCAGGTCGGTGGCGAAGATCTGCAGCGGGTGGTCCTTGGCACGGTCACCGAGCGCATCCAGCCAGACCATGGCGACCGAGTACGCCTCCTCGCCCGTGGCACAGCCGGCCACCCAGACGCGGATGGCCTCTCCTGCCGGCTTGTGCACCACACTGCGGGTGACCTGCTCCAGCAGGTGGTCGAAGGCCACCGGATTGCGCCAGAACGAGGTCACCGAGATCAGCGTCTCGCGGGCCAGGTGCTCCAGCTCTTCCGGATGGTCCAGGGTCAGCGCGAGGTATTCGGCCAGGTTGCTCACCTCGCAGGCCTGCAGGCGGCGGGCCAGGCGGCGCAGCAAGGTGCCTTCCTTGTAGTCCGCCAGGTTGACACCGCAGCGCCGCCGCACCCGCTGCAGCAGCTCGACCATCTGCGCGTCGTCACCCAGCTGCGGCGGCGACAGCACTTCGTCCTCGGCGTGGTCACGTGCCGCCACGATATCGGACACCGTCATCGGCAGCGCGCCGGGATCGCGCACCCAGTGGCACAGCGCCCGGCCCATCTCGCCGAGCGACATCATCCGGTCGAACCCCACCGAGCGGCTGGCCGCTTCGGGCATGCCGGTGTAGCGGGCACTCTCGCTGGTCTGCACCAGCACCAGCCCGCCGGCGTCCCGGATACGCTGCAGTCCCTGCGCCCCGTCAGAACCGGTACCCGACAGCACGATGCCGCCCGCCAAGTGGCCCAGCCGATGGGCCAGCGACTGGAAGAACAGGTTGATCGACGGCCGCGGCAGCGAATGCGGCTCTGGCTCGGTCAGGCGCAGCGCGGCGCCGTCGAACTCGATGTGCGCATTCGTCGGGGTGATCAGGATTTCGTCGGGCTGCGGCTGGTCACCATCGCGGATCTCACGCACCTGCATCGGCGTGTGCGGCTGCAGGATCTCGGTCAGCATCGAGCGGTGCGTCGGCGACATGTGCTGGAGCACGACGTAGCACAGGCCCTGGTCCGCTGGCAGTGCCGCCAGCAGATTGCGCAGACTCTCCAGCCCTCCTGCAGAAGCTCCGATGCCCACCAGCTTGGGGACAGCCCCCGCCGAGTTCGAAAGCGTTGTCTGGCGTGTTTCCATGCTTGGTACTTATCAGTTTTTAGAACAACCGAATCAGCCCATCCTGAAACGGAAAATACCGACCAGATTCAAACACGGACGCACCCCGAGCACCCCGACTTTTTTCACGCCAGACCCGCACCGAATCGCCACGCAACCAACGCAAAACTCCCGAACGCCAGCACGGTCGAGGCCAGGATGATCCGCGCCACCCGGCCGTTGTCCGCCCCGTAGCGCTCGGCCAGCAGCGAGACGTTGCTGGCACTCGGCAGCGCGGCGGCCAGCACCAGCACCATCAGCTGGAAGTCGCTCAGCGCCAGCCCCGCGGCCTGCGCGGCCGAGCCCGCCGCCCACACCAGCAGCGGGTGCACCACCAACTTGATCAGCGCCACCGGCAGGTAACGCGCGGCGGGCATCGGCGCGCCGGGGCGGCCCTGCGCGTCCAGCCCCGAGCGCCACAGCACCGCGCCGATCGTGAACAGTGCGACCGGGCTTGCAGCGTCGGCGAGCATGGCCACGACCTTGGCCAGCGGACCGGGCAGCGCGACCCCGGTCACCGAGGCCAGCGCCCCCAGCCCGATCGACCACGGCAGCGGATTGCCCAGCGCCGCGCGCAATGACCGCCCGATCGCCGCCCGCAGCGCGGCAGCGTCCCCGGCGTGGCTGGCGGCCGGGTTGTCGTGGTGCAGTTGCGCGATGGCGATGCACAGCGAGCTGGTGACGAACAGGTCGGCCAGCACGGTCGTGATCGTCGGTCCCGCCGCTGCCGGCCCGACCAGCGCCACCAGCAACGGCACGCCCATGAAGCCGGTGTTCGGAAAGGCGGCCACCAGCGCGCCGAACGCCGCGTCGCGCAGATTGCCGGCGGCCCGGCGCGTGGTCACCACCGTGAGCGCCACCACTGCCAGCGCGCACAGCAGGTACACGCCCAGCACCACCGGATCGAACAGCTCGCGCACCGGCAGGTTCGCACCGAAGCGGAACAGCATGCACGGCAGCGCGAAGTAGAGAACAAACGCATTGAGCCCCGGCACCGCGACCAGCGGCAACAGCCCGCGCCGGGCCGCGAGATAGCCGATCAGGATCAGGGCGAAGAAGGGGACGGTGACGGAGAAGATGGCCTGCATGGGCCGAAGTATCCCAGCCACTTGCGCACCTGGCGCACCGCATCGGCCTGCACCAGCGCCAGCGCGCGGTCGAGATGGCCCTGCACCACGGCACGGTGGCGCCGCTCGCGGTCGGTCTCGTCGAGCCAGCCGTGGGCGCGGGCGATCTGGGTGTCACTGCGGCCATCGACGGCGGCCATCAGCACGTCCCGCGCCAGCGGATCGAGCAGGCCGAGGCGGTGGACCAGCTCGTGCTCGGCCAGCGCCGTCAGCGACTCGGCGCCGTGGCGGTCCAGCAGCGGCCGCAGCAGCTCGACCAGCAGATGCGGCGAGCGGCTGTCGCCGAGCAGCTTCTTCATCGCGCTGGCGCGCTGCAGCTCGACCACGCCCTCCTCCTTGTTCAGCTCGCGGGCGATGCCGTAGTTGGTCTGGCCGCGCAGCACGCGGCTGATCACCTCGCGCTCGGCGGGTGTCAGCACGTCCAGCACCAGTTGCAGCAGCCGCCGTTCCTCCTCGGCCTCTCGGCGCAATGCCGGCTCGCGGGCGAGGAAGAGGCGGATTTTGTCCTTCAGCTTGTCCAGCGGCGCCTGCTTGGAAAAGAAATGGACATCCGCCCGGCCGCGGAGACCGACCTGATCCAGCGCCAGGTCCATGTCGTTTCCGTGCGGTCCGGTCAGGAAGATCACCGGCATCGGGCAACGCTGTGCCAGCAGCAGATTGAAGATTTGCAGGCCGTTCATCGACCCCGGTGGATCGAAGTCGATGTCCAGCGTCACGACTCCCCGCCGCAACCAGAGCGGCTCGGCCAGGAACACCTCGCCACTCGCGTAGCCCCGCGCCTCGAACCCCTCGGCGCGCAGGCTGTAGAGCAGGCCGTCGCGGTACTCGGCATAGTCATCGACGACATGCACCCGTGGTGCTTCAATGGCAGGGCGACGCGGATCATTCGGCAGCATGGGTGCAGGCCTCCTGGGTGGATGTCAAGGGGAGGGTGATCACGAAGTCGGCGCCGCGGGGCTGGTTGTCCGTGACCACCAGACGGCCACCGAGCCGTTCGACCCAGCGCCGGCACAAGGGCAGCCCCCAGCCGTGGCCGCCCTGGCGGGTCGAATACTGGCGCTCGAAGATGGCCTCCCGCTGCGCCGGCGCGACGCCCGGGCCGCGGTCGCGCACATGGATCTGTACCTGCCCGGCGTCCTCGTCCAGGTAGTTTTCGACGCTGACCAGCCGGTTGGTGATGGACGTGGTGTCCATCACCGAGATGGCGTTGTGCAGCAGGTTGCTCAGCACCTCGCACAGGATCAGCCGGTCCATCGTGATGGGGGGCAGCTCGGCCGAAACGCCGTTGTGCATCACCACGTTCTGCGTGGCCGCGTACGCGCTGACCTGCGCCATCGCGTCGGCCACGGTGTCGCGCAGCAAGGACGGTTCCTTGGCCGCCTCGTCGCGCAGCACGGGGCGGTAGCGCTCGACGATGTCGTGCAGGTGCCGCGCGGCGCGTCCGGCAATGCGCACGCCCTCGCCCAGCAGGTCGTGGCGGCCGGCCTGCAGGTGCTTGACCACCCCATCCAGCGCCAGCAGGCAGGCGCCGCTGTGGTTGGACAGCTTGTGCAGCAGTTCGCCCGAGCGTTCGCCGATCAACTGGATCGAAGAATCCTGGCGCAGCTGCTCGTTCAGCGATTCGATGCGGCGCTGGGCCTCGACCTCGCTGGTGACATCGGTGCTGGCCAGGATCCAGCCCTCGCCGCTGCCGAGCGCGCGGGCGCTGACCTGCGCGGTCCAGCGCGTGCCGTCCGGGCGCACGAAGGGGACGCGGAAGCCGTCCGGACGCGACTGCCCGGCCAGGATGGCACGCAGGTGCTCGTCGAGCTGCCCGGCCTGGTCATCCGGCCAGAAGGGATATGGCGGCGGCACGCCGATCAGCGCGCCGCGCGGCCAGCACGAGGTCTCGCAGAAGGCGCGGTTGACGTAGGTGAGCTGCCCCGCGTGGTCGACCACCCGCAGGCCGACGCCGATCGACTCCTCGATGTCCTCGCGGAAGGCGATTTCGCTGCGCAGCGCCAGCGCCGTGCCCTGGCGGGCGGTGATCTCCTCGCGCAGGGTGCGCTGGTAGTCGCGCTGCGAGCGGCTGAGCCAGCGCAGGCTGACGCTGGCCAGCCCCACCAGCCCGAGGGCCAGCACCGACAGCAGCACCTGCGCCTGCCGGGCGGCCACGGCCACGGGCACGGCGTCCGGCGGGGCCTCCACCGGCGCAGCCGAGAACGCCGCCGGCTGGTAGCGCTGCACCAGCACGAGCGCCGGCTGGCTGCCCGGCACGGCGTGCAGGCGGTCGGTGAAGCGGCCGGCGGGCGCCTCCAGCTCGACCGGGCCACCGCGCGCCAGCGCCGTGCGGGCGCGGGCGAGGTAGTCGGGGGTCGCGAAGTCCTCGGTCTCGCCGTGCAGGTAACGCTCGGGCTGGCCGTCGTCGAGCCGCAGCAGGTGGGCCTCGACCAGCCCCGGCTGGCCAGCGCTGCAGCGCAAGGCGGCCGCGCTCAAGGGCTGGAGCGCGAGGTCGCTGCGGCGCTGGGTCGGACTCAGCTGGCCCCACGCGCTGATGAACTGGCGGGCACAGGCGTCGCCCGCCGCCGCGTTCCGCACGCCGCCCGCAGGCCCTGGAGCGGCCAGGGACGCCGGGGCGACGCGGGCCGGATCCAGCCGCGCGGGCAGCAGCTCCCAGATCAGCGCCAGCAGCAGCGTCACGGCACCGACCGCGGCGGCCACCGCCAGCCGCTGCAGCCAGCGGATGCGCCGGCGCGGCGCGGCGGGCAAGGCGTCGAGGGCCACCATCTCAGGCTCCGACACGGGAACAGGCATCGAGGCGCCAGCCGCTCACCGTGCGCTTCGGATTGACCTCGCCCCACTTGACGTGGTGCGGCGGCTTCGCCAGTGCCGGGAGTTCCTGCTCGATCAGCCGTCCCAGGCGCTGGAGCTGCTGGCAGCGGCGCTGCTGGTAGGCGGTGCGCTGCGGCGAGAAGTCGAAGGCCATCAGCAGCGCGCGCACCGCCAGCGTGGACACCGGCTGTGCGACCCAGGGGTAATCGCCGCGGTCGATGCGGGCCACCTCGTAGCCGGTGTTGTCGAGCGGCAGGTCGAGCGGCAGCAGGTGCACGCCGTCCAGGGGACGGGCCGGGTGGTCGCGCAGGGCATCGAGGCTGACCAGATGGGGCGTCGGCTTGCCGGCCACGATCACCATGGCGTCGGCGCGGCCCGTGAGCACGCTGCACAGCGCGGCCGCTGCCGTCTGCTGGCTGTCC is a window from the Sphaerotilus montanus genome containing:
- the ypfJ gene encoding KPN_02809 family neutral zinc metallopeptidase — translated: MKWDGQRESNQVEDRRGQGGTSGGGGRMGGRRGVGLGTIAIALVASWVFGVNPMTVIGVLGGMGGGEAEVVQQAPAGTNRAAPQDQNARFISTVLASTEDVWDGVFRQANAQYQKPGLVLYSNATRTACGTGQAAMGPFYCPGDSKVYLDLDFFDTMRRQLGAPGDFAQAYVVAHEVGHHVQHLMGITDKIDAMRGRVSEAQNNALSVRLELQADCFAGVWAHHAQQAKNWLEQGDLEEAMNAASQIGDDTLQRNAGGRVRPESFTHGTSQQRMTWFKRGLQTGQLAQCDSFQARSL
- a CDS encoding EAL domain-containing protein, which produces METRQTTLSNSAGAVPKLVGIGASAGGLESLRNLLAALPADQGLCYVVLQHMSPTHRSMLTEILQPHTPMQVREIRDGDQPQPDEILITPTNAHIEFDGAALRLTEPEPHSLPRPSINLFFQSLAHRLGHLAGGIVLSGTGSDGAQGLQRIRDAGGLVLVQTSESARYTGMPEAASRSVGFDRMMSLGEMGRALCHWVRDPGALPMTVSDIVAARDHAEDEVLSPPQLGDDAQMVELLQRVRRRCGVNLADYKEGTLLRRLARRLQACEVSNLAEYLALTLDHPEELEHLARETLISVTSFWRNPVAFDHLLEQVTRSVVHKPAGEAIRVWVAGCATGEEAYSVAMVWLDALGDRAKDHPLQIFATDLDLEALQRARRGVYDPQSLAALPERFRARHFTPWGTQVEVSKALRECIVFSRHDLTRDPPFPRLDMISCRNVLIYLKPQAQERVMRMFHYALGTRGLLMLGQNESVLHSEALFSHLGREVRLYARRSGPTPLHEVALIPMAEVQPVPPKPRLDVGQPLELRLLRQGSQRYLPPCVLLDERLQVLQVHGDVSPFLQLRSGAQRFDVVSLARPEIEEDLRLLCALLGDGSRDTHRMAVTLQNGRRRERWELVLHLIGDVPLQRQALLAFLRQPARVHREAPSKAPDSREALELADARDRMKSLIEQLESFNEEMQALNEESQATNEELQASNEELESANEELQATNQELATVNAELNHQWRRHQQLAEELQSVQNSIAMPLLVIDDQYRISRYNVAAARLFSISPGAEGLPLSTLRLPEGIDDLIAPAAQAHGSASPTTLVLPPSARGQEYVLHFSHNVLGGERRGVVLTVVDNTELALAERHTQRVERRLLTVLNHGRALMAIKDLAGRYEFANGHYAAFLGVETAALLGRTDEQALPLAVARALRLRDVELLRDNEPVECEELFDIGGQTRCWWSTRFGLYDVHGALEAVCLQAVDITASHEADTALRIAAQVFEATTEGVLVLDAQGCVLRVNGAFCRLTGHDESALVGSPPPVLFDVERHGPHFFDEIRRQVGQTGRWQGEVCRKPAANTAQAQRPGALFTGWLSASAIRDKTGQLTQVVMVLTDVSALTETRESMRHLATHDPLTGLPNRNLLSDRLSHAIDSARRHRSEIALCFIDLDHFKTINDSLGHDVGDEVLRMAARRIAEGVRSADTLARLGGDEFVLLLENTSRHECLQTVERIRKALAQDMPFQGRLLTTGATVGIAMYPGDASDGATLLRHADAAMYRAKASGRGSYEFFSVEVGDSARTRLMIESGLRQALKGDELVLHYQPQIDGGTGRVFGVEALLRWRPTGGELIAPSVFLPIAEQSSLIDLIGHWVLDEALRQLSAWRRAGLESVRMSVNISPRQLRDRSFAEALQEVLIRHQIPGECLMLELTESALLQQDDTLTQLLQRLNQLGVQMSLDDFGTGYSSLGYLRRLPLNELKIDRSFVNGVLDRRDDREIVAAIVGLGQALGLRVVAEGVETAAQMGHFRGGAVPVGIQGFHVSRPMSAETSSRWLLDHRQGWGHA
- a CDS encoding AEC family transporter codes for the protein MQAIFSVTVPFFALILIGYLAARRGLLPLVAVPGLNAFVLYFALPCMLFRFGANLPVRELFDPVVLGVYLLCALAVVALTVVTTRRAAGNLRDAAFGALVAAFPNTGFMGVPLLVALVGPAAAGPTITTVLADLFVTSSLCIAIAQLHHDNPAASHAGDAAALRAAIGRSLRAALGNPLPWSIGLGALASVTGVALPGPLAKVVAMLADAASPVALFTIGAVLWRSGLDAQGRPGAPMPAARYLPVALIKLVVHPLLVWAAGSAAQAAGLALSDFQLMVLVLAAALPSASNVSLLAERYGADNGRVARIILASTVLAFGSFALVAWRFGAGLA
- a CDS encoding response regulator transcription factor; protein product: MLPNDPRRPAIEAPRVHVVDDYAEYRDGLLYSLRAEGFEARGYASGEVFLAEPLWLRRGVVTLDIDFDPPGSMNGLQIFNLLLAQRCPMPVIFLTGPHGNDMDLALDQVGLRGRADVHFFSKQAPLDKLKDKIRLFLAREPALRREAEEERRLLQLVLDVLTPAEREVISRVLRGQTNYGIARELNKEEGVVELQRASAMKKLLGDSRSPHLLVELLRPLLDRHGAESLTALAEHELVHRLGLLDPLARDVLMAAVDGRSDTQIARAHGWLDETDRERRHRAVVQGHLDRALALVQADAVRQVRKWLGYFGPCRPSSPSPSPSSP
- a CDS encoding sensor histidine kinase; this translates as MVALDALPAAPRRRIRWLQRLAVAAAVGAVTLLLALIWELLPARLDPARVAPASLAAPGPAGGVRNAAAGDACARQFISAWGQLSPTQRRSDLALQPLSAAALRCSAGQPGLVEAHLLRLDDGQPERYLHGETEDFATPDYLARARTALARGGPVELEAPAGRFTDRLHAVPGSQPALVLVQRYQPAAFSAAPVEAPPDAVPVAVAARQAQVLLSVLALGLVGLASVSLRWLSRSQRDYQRTLREEITARQGTALALRSEIAFREDIEESIGVGLRVVDHAGQLTYVNRAFCETSCWPRGALIGVPPPYPFWPDDQAGQLDEHLRAILAGQSRPDGFRVPFVRPDGTRWTAQVSARALGSGEGWILASTDVTSEVEAQRRIESLNEQLRQDSSIQLIGERSGELLHKLSNHSGACLLALDGVVKHLQAGRHDLLGEGVRIAGRAARHLHDIVERYRPVLRDEAAKEPSLLRDTVADAMAQVSAYAATQNVVMHNGVSAELPPITMDRLILCEVLSNLLHNAISVMDTTSITNRLVSVENYLDEDAGQVQIHVRDRGPGVAPAQREAIFERQYSTRQGGHGWGLPLCRRWVERLGGRLVVTDNQPRGADFVITLPLTSTQEACTHAAE